The DNA region GCAATTCGCCAGTGCCTCCGGAAGGCAGGGCTCGTGCCATTGGGGGTGTATGAAAGGCGGAAACGTCTTTCGACGAAGCATCATTTGGGGAAACGCATAGAGGGTCTGCAAGACTAGCTTTGCAGCATGGTGTGAGGCTTCGCGTTGGTAAGGCAAGCGGGTGAGGTCTGCTTTGGCGCTGAGCGATTTAACGGTAACTTGTGTCTGTGAGTTGCCTTCTTGGTATTGGAGGTCTTCTTGGACCGATCTCTGGGCTGAAATGGTTGTGTCAGACACTGGTAGGCTTGAGACAGAGTACTCTGCGAGATTCGGGTCTAATGTGAAAGCATCCAGGTCGAAAGATGACCCGAAGTCATGAGAGGATGCCAGGATGATCTCTGAAACCTGTTGATTGTTCCCATTCCCAGTCCAGAGAACTTCAGTGTTGACTTGGTGTCGACTTGGTTGGTCGTAAATGCATGCCAGATCCTTCTTCCCACAGCGGGAACATGGCTGACCAAAGGTGCACTTGGCTTTGGCCTTGCTGCAGGAGAGACAGGATCTCGGACGGCCTTTGCGTCTGGTCTGAGCACGTTGGCAGTACTTTATATGGCGGTTATACGAGTGCTCTGCGGAATCTTAGTCAGGGACCTGGGAAAAGGATGCGACTGGGAACCTAGAGGTAGGAACACACCTTGTCTGTAGACCTTCTCGCAAAGAGGACAGTTCTTGATGAATAGAAGCTCGGTCTGCAATTCCATGTCGAGTCACACGTTGTGTTAGACTATTTGAGGTAATCTCAGTCAACAATACAGTGCCTTTGGGATAGAAAAGCTTCCGGGCTTGTACACAGTGGCGGCATCGCGACATTTCGCGTCGACCGGGAGTCACGTGCCGCATTGCATCGGAGTTAAGCTATCTCCATGACACCCATGGCTACTTTGAACCAAGCTTACAT from Fusarium keratoplasticum isolate Fu6.1 chromosome 12, whole genome shotgun sequence includes:
- a CDS encoding Zn(2)-C6 fungal-type domain-containing protein, with the translated sequence MELQTELLFIKNCPLCEKVYRQEHSYNRHIKYCQRAQTRRKGRPRSCLSCSKAKAKCTFGQPCSRCGKKDLACIYDQPSRHQVNTEVLWTGNGNNQQVSEIILASSHDFGSSFDLDAFTLDPNLAEYSVSSLPVSDTTISAQRSVQEDLQYQEGNSQTQVTVKSLSAKADLTRLPYQREASHHAAKLVLQTLYAFPQMMLRRKTFPPFIHPQWHEPCLPEALANCMSIAQLFAARTPETRAFLWRTINTEEQRFRENYMSFSAREIQMAVQSLMIYMIMAIIDQDEQTKQRGTRLLDTVETLSSRFLTFVGSYSQTERAEPSLTWEDWIFAESRRRMSSLWIVISAVIFIDNNIPCRGCGPLEHLPLLSSKMLWEAQTREEWQLEKTLYDVSNPVMTLGALVKAKRNPEDPLHAQELQCWEAGTDKLAIMLDIATQFVWAR